One window from the genome of Salvia splendens isolate huo1 chromosome 9, SspV2, whole genome shotgun sequence encodes:
- the LOC121749756 gene encoding uncharacterized histidine-rich protein DDB_G0274557-like isoform X2: MASKGLIFMLAFVILVTRMVSSAGDVENIEIENNDHRHHHHHHKHAKAPAPAPVYTPLHAPAKAPIHHQHHEHAIAPAHAPSHHHHKHAIAPAHAPLPHHEHAPAKSPAHSHKAPASAPIPPPHGCVAQCASYCKPVSPKRPCMRKCTMCCAKCKCVPGSTKCHNWNSVEIHGHLVKCP, translated from the exons ATGGCTTCTAAAGGGTTAATTTTCATGCTAGCGTTTGTGATTTTAGTTACAAGAATG GTCTCGTCCGCAGGAGACGTCGAAAATATTGAAATCGAG AACAACGACCATCGccaccaccatcaccaccacAAGCATGCCAAAGCACCGGCTCCTGCCCCCGTCTACACTCCACTACATGCACCAGCTAAGGCCCCCATCCACCACCAACACCATGAGCATGCCATAGCACCGGCTCACGCCCCttcccaccaccaccacaagcATGCCATAGCTCCTGCTCATGCCCCCCTCCCCCACCACGAGCATGCACCGGCTAAATCCCCTGCTCACTCACACAAGGCACCTGCCTCTGCACCAATTCCTCCACCACATG GTTGTGTGGCACAATGTGCATCATACTGCAAACCGGTTAGCCCGAAAAGGCCCTGCATGAGGAAATGTACCATGTGCTGTGCCAAGTGCAAATGTGTGCCTGGTTCCACAAAATGCCACAACTGGAACAGTGTCGAAATCCACGGCCATCTCGTCAAGTGCCCTTGA
- the LOC121749755 gene encoding uncharacterized protein LOC121749755 isoform X2, giving the protein MGDEKDAFYVVWKGDIIGVYKSINDLESVLRSSVDDTSVRVFKGYGLSKEADEYLSSHGLKNAIYSIDASEAQNDRFGQLITCPFREPNSSTSKSSSKNHQEKRPQDIVGSASFAASPQLKPSKLDDFLQGLPVSSYCSSCIIEFDGASKGNPGPAGAGAVLRSANGGMVFRLREGVGIVTNNVAEYRGAILGLRYALSKGFKYVRMQGDSKLVCMQVQGLWRTKTQNMADLCKVAKELKDQFASFEIRHVERECNTEADAQANLALHLKNGEIQVECDVK; this is encoded by the exons ATGGGGGATGAAAAGGACGCCTTTTACGTTGTGTGGAAGGGGGATATTATTGGAGTTTATAAGAGCATCAATGATCTTGAATCCGTTCTTCGATCTTCG GTGGATGATACTTCAGTTCGCGTGTTCAAAGGGTATGGCTTGTCTAAAGAAGCTGATGAGTACCTCTCGTCACACGGACTTAAGAATGCTATATATTCTATTGATGCCAGTGAAGCGCAAAATGACCGTTTTGGCCAACTTATCACATGCCCTTTTCGA GAACCAAATTCTTCCACAAGTAAATCATCTAGCAAGAATCATCAAGAGAAGAGACCGCAG GACATAGTTGGTTCAGCTTCTTTTGCAGCAAGTCCACAATTAAAACCTTCTAAATTAGACGATTTTCTTCAAGGTCTACCAGTTTCTTCTTACTGC AGTTCCTGTATTATTGAGTTTGATGGTGCTTCAAAAGGAAACCCTGGACCAGCTGGCGCAGGGGCCGTCCTGAGATCAGCCAATGGGGGCATG GTATTTCGGCTGCGTGAAGGTGTAGGAATTGTGACCAATAACGTCGCTGAATACCGAGGTGCCATTTTAGGCTTAAGATATGCTCTCTCAAAAGGGTTCAAATATGTACGTATGCAGGGAGACTCTAAGCTAGTCTGCATGCAG GTTCAGGGTCTATGGAGAACCAAAACTCAGAATATGGCTGACTTGTGTAAGGTGGCTAAAGAGCTCAAAGATCAGTTTGCATCATTTGAGATCCGTCATGTTGAAAGA GAGTGCAACACTGAAGCTGACGCCCAAGCAAACCTTGCATTACATCTAAAGA ATGGCGAAATTCAAGTGGAATGCGACGTGAAGTGA
- the LOC121749109 gene encoding uncharacterized protein LOC121749109 translates to MASQLQTATPESDWKSDVSADGFDESTFFLRRCCCVWTFPCYGTPKTKNWERISTSETEDVAGDRSWWSDGVEAFKKVREWSELVAGPKWKTFIRRFNKAPARPKSGKFQYDPCSYALNFDQGPGQNGQFEDDGVFRDFPSRYAAIPAQNSLLNDGAPLT, encoded by the coding sequence ATGGCGTCGCAATTGCAGACAGCTACCCCGGAATCGGACTGGAAATCCGACGTTTCAGCCGACGGTTTCGACGAATCTACATTCTTCCTGCGCCGTTGCTGCTGCGTGTGGACTTTCCCTTGCTACGGCACGCCCAAAACCAAAAATTGGGAGCGCATTTCGACATCGGAGACCGAAGATGTCGCTGGCGACCGGAGTTGGTGGAGCGATGGAGTGGAGGCGTTTAAGAAGGTGAGGGAATGGTCGGAGCTAGTGGCGGGGCCGAAGTGGAAGACGTTCATCAGGCGGTTCAACAAGGCGCCGGCGCGGCCGAAGTCGGGGAAATTCCAGTACGATCCTTGTAGCTACGCGTTGAATTTCGATCAAGGACCGGGGCAAAACGGTCAATTCGAGGACGACGGTGTTTTCCGAGACTTTCCGTCGCGGTATGCGGCGATCCCGGCGCAGAACAGCCTATTGAATGACGGTGCGCCGCTCACGTGA
- the LOC121749110 gene encoding glutathione S-transferase T3-like, which translates to MGCQTWSRPPPPPRRASAPAPAAAVTASGSATKKKRNRQRVQKLSPPEKNEEFAPGRTNYNPDETIILARCWIDISKDPVFAINQKQIAYWERIAERYNEAKPPAAYKRHREQLCKHWDQVKRDVNLFSAEYEKCLREQGSGKSLTNVRDRALASYISLYGDFKNYNSWLLLKDKQKFQGGILPLSAAWKRTKNTTTGDYTSSESGAHPMDLNQPMFNF; encoded by the exons ATGGGCTGTCAGACATGGAGCCGTCCCCCACCCCCACCCCGCCGCGCCTCTGCCCCCGCCCCCGCTGCCGCCGTTACCGCCTCGGGCTCCGCCACCAAGAAGAAGCGGAACAGGCAAAGGGTCCAGAAGTTGTCGCCTCCGGAGAAGAATGAAGAGTTCGCCccagggaggacgaactacaaccCGGATGAAACCATCATCTTGGCGAGATGTTGGATTGATATTTCAAAGGACCCGGTGTTTGCCATCAACCAAAAGCAAAtagcgtactgggagcgcatcgctgaGCGCTACAACGAGGCCAAGCCACCGGCCGCatacaagcgccatagggagcagctctgCAAGCattgggatcaggtgaagaggGATGTCAATTtgttctcggcggagtacgagaagtgcttgagggagcaGGGCAGCGGCAAGAGTTTGACtaatgtgcgcgatagagcgcttgCATCGTACATTTCATTGTACGGCGATTTCAAGAATTACAACTCATGGCtcctcttgaaggacaagcagaagttccaaggagggATTCTGCCCCTATCGGCTGCGTggaagaggacgaagaacaccACCACCGGTGATTatacgagcagcgaaagcggcgcaCATCCAatggacctcaaccagccgat GTTCAACTTCTAA
- the LOC121749624 gene encoding ankyrin repeat domain-containing protein EMB506, chloroplastic-like, which yields MMVSLSNALVLCPQQQWDVAARVALRSSNGRFSDCGAVTCSSKGNNRFPIRLTLMSSKRQARAAAEGLWEDPDNGSDDSEFEDDYEEEEEDKEAEEDYRSDWENNGNDKGVVSNAEALSMKQYEESLVRDVEHMLRPEEIAILEQNKTPNLDILSTEKWKPFHTFALAGQIKFMDGLLENGYDIELVDKGGSTALHLAVIGKREAVISHLLRKGANPEARDQDGVTPLHYAVQVGAMQTVKLLMKYKVDVNVADNEGWTPLHVAMQTRNRYIAKILLVNGADINRRNKDGSTPLDISLCYGKEFKTYDLAKMLKQVAGSRSF from the exons atgatggtttcctTGAGCAATGCGCTAGTCCTTTGTCCTCAGCAACAATGGGACGTTGCAGCCAGAGTGGCATTGCGCTCTTCTAATGGCCGCTTCAGTGATTGTGGCGCGGTCACGTGCTCGAGTAAAGGGAACAACCGTTTTCCTATTCGTCTCACGCTCATGAGTTCGAAAAGACAGGCGAGGGCTGCTGCAGAAGGGTTGTGGGAAGACCCCGACAATGGGAGTGATGACAGTGAGTTCGAGGATGATtacgaggaagaagaagaagacaaggAAGCAGAGGAGGATTATAGGAGTGATTGGGAGAACAATGGGAATGATAAGGGTGTTGTTAGCAATGCTGAAGCATTGTCTATGAAACAGTACGAGGAAAGTCTTGTTAGAG ATGTTGAGCACATGTTGAGGCCGGAGGAAATAGCAATTTTGGAGCAGAACAAAACTCCTAACCTAGATATATTGTCAACG GAGAAATGGAAGCCTTTCCATACCTTTGCTCTAGCTGGACAGATAAAATTTATGGATGGTCTCCTCGAGAATGGATATGATATCGAGCTAGTTGATAAG GGTGGGTCGACTGCGCTGCATCTGGCAGTCATTGGAAAGAGAGAGGCCGTCATTAGTCATCTCTTGAGGAAAGGAGCAAATCCTGAAGCACGAGATCAG GACGGTGTTACTCCCCTCCATTATGCTGTTCAAGTAGGGGCGATGCAAACTGTGAAACTGTTGATGAAGTACAAGGTTGATGTGAACGTCGCTGATAAC GAAGGATGGACACCATTGCATGTGGCAATGCAGACGAGAAACAGATACATAGCGAAGATCTTGTTAGTTAATGGCGCTGACATAAACAGGAGGAACAAG GATGGGAGTACGCCCCTTGATATTAGCTTATGTTATGGCAAAGAGTTCAAGACGTATGATCTTGCCAAAATGTTGAAACAAGTTGCTGGTAGCAGAAGCTTCTAA
- the LOC121749756 gene encoding uncharacterized histidine-rich protein DDB_G0274557-like isoform X1: MRHAVIATRPAKLVSNVEKHPAFQVSSAGDVENIEIENNDHRHHHHHHKHAKAPAPAPVYTPLHAPAKAPIHHQHHEHAIAPAHAPSHHHHKHAIAPAHAPLPHHEHAPAKSPAHSHKAPASAPIPPPHGCVAQCASYCKPVSPKRPCMRKCTMCCAKCKCVPGSTKCHNWNSVEIHGHLVKCP; encoded by the exons ATGAGACATGCTGTCATTGCTACAAGACCAGCAAAATTAGTCTCCAATGTTGAGAAACACCCTGCTTTTCAG GTCTCGTCCGCAGGAGACGTCGAAAATATTGAAATCGAG AACAACGACCATCGccaccaccatcaccaccacAAGCATGCCAAAGCACCGGCTCCTGCCCCCGTCTACACTCCACTACATGCACCAGCTAAGGCCCCCATCCACCACCAACACCATGAGCATGCCATAGCACCGGCTCACGCCCCttcccaccaccaccacaagcATGCCATAGCTCCTGCTCATGCCCCCCTCCCCCACCACGAGCATGCACCGGCTAAATCCCCTGCTCACTCACACAAGGCACCTGCCTCTGCACCAATTCCTCCACCACATG GTTGTGTGGCACAATGTGCATCATACTGCAAACCGGTTAGCCCGAAAAGGCCCTGCATGAGGAAATGTACCATGTGCTGTGCCAAGTGCAAATGTGTGCCTGGTTCCACAAAATGCCACAACTGGAACAGTGTCGAAATCCACGGCCATCTCGTCAAGTGCCCTTGA
- the LOC121747616 gene encoding gibberellin-regulated protein 14-like has protein sequence MASKGVLLVLACFLLINTKVSSDEENRFLSDVNNAYNKPPPPPPPPSPPPPSPCPPPPPVAKASPPPPPPPPSPPRNTKECAPLCVVRCKNHSRKNVCMRACVTCCDRCKCVPPGQYGNREKCGKCYANMTTRGGKLKCP, from the exons ATGGCTTCAAAAGGTGTGCTTCTTGTCCTCGCTTGCTTTCTTCTCATCAACACCAAG GTTTCATCAGATGAGGAAAACAGATTCCTTAGTGATGTAAATAATGCTTACAACaagccaccgccaccgccaccacctccgtccccaccaccaccatctCCGTGCCCACCCCCTCCTCCAGTAGCAAAGGCGTCCCCACCACCGCCTCCACCTCCGCCATCGCCACCAAGGAACACCAAAG AGTGTGCTCCATTGTGTGTGGTGCGGTGCAAGAATCATTCGAGGAAGAACGTATGCATGAGGGCGTGCGTAACATGCTGCGATAGATGCAAGTGTGTTCCACCGGGGCAGTATGGAAACAGAGAGAAATGCGGCAAATGCTACGCCAACATGACCACCCGCGGCGGCAAGCTCAAGTGTCCTtga
- the LOC121749755 gene encoding uncharacterized protein LOC121749755 isoform X1 yields the protein MGDEKDAFYVVWKGDIIGVYKSINDLESVLRSSVDDTSVRVFKGYGLSKEADEYLSSHGLKNAIYSIDASEAQNDRFGQLITCPFREPNSSTSKSSSKNHQEKRPQQDIVGSASFAASPQLKPSKLDDFLQGLPVSSYCSSCIIEFDGASKGNPGPAGAGAVLRSANGGMVFRLREGVGIVTNNVAEYRGAILGLRYALSKGFKYVRMQGDSKLVCMQVQGLWRTKTQNMADLCKVAKELKDQFASFEIRHVERECNTEADAQANLALHLKNGEIQVECDVK from the exons ATGGGGGATGAAAAGGACGCCTTTTACGTTGTGTGGAAGGGGGATATTATTGGAGTTTATAAGAGCATCAATGATCTTGAATCCGTTCTTCGATCTTCG GTGGATGATACTTCAGTTCGCGTGTTCAAAGGGTATGGCTTGTCTAAAGAAGCTGATGAGTACCTCTCGTCACACGGACTTAAGAATGCTATATATTCTATTGATGCCAGTGAAGCGCAAAATGACCGTTTTGGCCAACTTATCACATGCCCTTTTCGA GAACCAAATTCTTCCACAAGTAAATCATCTAGCAAGAATCATCAAGAGAAGAGACCGCAG CAGGACATAGTTGGTTCAGCTTCTTTTGCAGCAAGTCCACAATTAAAACCTTCTAAATTAGACGATTTTCTTCAAGGTCTACCAGTTTCTTCTTACTGC AGTTCCTGTATTATTGAGTTTGATGGTGCTTCAAAAGGAAACCCTGGACCAGCTGGCGCAGGGGCCGTCCTGAGATCAGCCAATGGGGGCATG GTATTTCGGCTGCGTGAAGGTGTAGGAATTGTGACCAATAACGTCGCTGAATACCGAGGTGCCATTTTAGGCTTAAGATATGCTCTCTCAAAAGGGTTCAAATATGTACGTATGCAGGGAGACTCTAAGCTAGTCTGCATGCAG GTTCAGGGTCTATGGAGAACCAAAACTCAGAATATGGCTGACTTGTGTAAGGTGGCTAAAGAGCTCAAAGATCAGTTTGCATCATTTGAGATCCGTCATGTTGAAAGA GAGTGCAACACTGAAGCTGACGCCCAAGCAAACCTTGCATTACATCTAAAGA ATGGCGAAATTCAAGTGGAATGCGACGTGAAGTGA
- the LOC121748811 gene encoding xyloglucan glycosyltransferase 4-like encodes MAPSSVVVTLDRPDNISLIKMNEQNPESARFHEKQKAASPKQFTWVILLKLQRLLACIPWAATSTWAALRSIKKRVASSDPEDPRYRGRLYMFIKAFLALSLIALVVETFAYFKNWDLSLVNVYHPWEVESLVQWCYMSWMISRTDYLAPFIAALSRFCVVLFMIQSLDRLVQCLGWFWIKFMKLRPVLERDDCGDVEDDGMSFYPMVLVQIPMCNEKEVYEQSIGAACQLDWPKDRFLVQVLDDSDDELLQHLIRDEVVAWKEKGVNIVYRHRFIRTGYKAGNLKSAMACDYVKDYEFVVIFDADFQPNPDFLQLTLPHFKGRPDLGLVQARWSFVNKDENLLTRLQNINLCFHFEVEQQVNGHFLNFFGFNGTAGVWRIKALEDSGGWLERTTVEDMDIAVRAHLHGWKFIFLNDVRVLCELPESYEAYKKQQHRWHSGPMQLFRLCLPAILTSKISGWKKANLIFLFFLLRKLVLPFYSFTLFCIILPLTMFIPEAELPAWVICYVPIVLSILNILPAPKSFPFLVPYLLFENTMSVTKFNAMISGLFQLGSAYEWVVTKKTGRASESDLISLAERESKNQGEEKIQRRLSESGLEMLEKLNEHRAPVVRKRNRIYRKELALACLLLTAAARSLLSAHGIHFYYLLFQGMSFLVVGLDLIGEQVS; translated from the exons ATGGCACCAAGTAGTGTGGTAGTCACACTTGATCGGCCCGACAACATCTCTCTCATCAAGATGAATGAGCAAAATCCGGAATCAGCAAGATTTCATGAGAAGCAGAAAGCTGCAAGCCCCAAGCAGTTCACTTGGGTGATTCTGCTGAAGCTGCAGAGGCTTCTGGCTTGCATTCCATGGGCAGCAACGAGCACGTGGGCAGCTCTCCGGTCGATCAAGAAGCGTGTAGCCTCCTCTGATCCGGAGGATCCGAGGTACAGAGGCAGATTGTACATGTTCATCAAAGCATTCCTTGCTCTCTCATTGATAGCCCTTGTGGTGGAGACTTTTGCCTATTTCAAGAATTGGGATTTGAGTTTGGTGAATGTTTATCATCCATGGGAGGTTGAGAGCCTTGTGCAGTGGTGCTACATGTCTTGGATGATCTCAAGAACTGACTATCTTGCTCCTTTCATTGCTGCTCTTTCTAGATTCTGTGTTGTCCTCTTCATGATCCAGTCGTTGGATCGCCTCGTGCAGTGCTTGGGATGGTTTTGGATTAAGTTCATGAAACTGAGGCCTGTTTTGGAAAGGGATGATTGTGGTGATGTTGAGGATGATGGGATGAGTTTTTATCCCATGGTTCTTGTTCAGATTCCTATGTGCAATGAGAAAGAG GTGTATGAGCAATCAATTGGTGCTGCTTGCCAGCTTGATTGGCCCAAGGATCGGTTTCTTGTCCAAGTCTTGGATGATTCAGACGATGAGCTCTTGCAGCATCTGATAAGGGATGAAGTCGTGGCGTGGAAGGAGAAAGGAGTGAATATAGTTTACAGACATCGGTTTATTCGGACAGGTTACAAAGCAGGCAACCTCAAATCCGCCATGGCCTGCGACTATGTTAAAGACTACGAATTTGTGGTCATATTTGATGCAGACTTCCAGCCTAATCCTGACTTCCTTCAACTAACACTACCACATTTTAAG GGGAGGCCGGATTTAGGCCTTGTTCAGGCGCGTTGGTCATTCGTGAACAAGGACGAGAATCTGCTGACTAGGCTTCAGAACATAAACCTATGCTTCCATTTTGAGGTGGAGCAGCAAGTGAATGGCCATTTCCTGAATTTCTTCGGGTTCAATGGGACTGCCGGGGTGTGGAGGATCAAGGCCTTGGAGGACTCCGGTGGCTGGCTTGAACGGACAACAGTCGAGGACATGGACATAGCTGTCCGTGCTCACTTGCACGGATGGAAATTCATATTCCTCAACGACGTTAGGGTGCTCTGTGAGCTGCCAGAGTCGTACGAAGCCTACAAGAAGCAGCAGCATCGCTGGCATTCCGGCCCAATGCAGCTCTTCAGGCTATGCCTCCCTGCAATCTTAACTTCCAAG ATATCGGGTTGGAAGAAGGCGAATTTGATCTTCCTATTCTTTCTGCTAAGGAAGCTTGTGCTTCCCTTCTACTCATTCACACTCTTCTGCATCATTTTGCCACTAACCATGTTCATACCCGAAGCTGAGCTGCCGGCCTGGGTGATATGCTACGTCCCCATTGTCTTGTCGATCCTCAACATCTTACCCGCGCCCAAATCCTTCCCCTTCCTCGTGCCATACCTACTCTTCGAGAACACTATGTCAGTCACAAAGTTCAATGCCATGATCTCTGGCCTATTCCAGCTTGGAAGCGCCTACGAATGGGTGGTGACAAAGAAAACCGGGAGGGCATCAGAGTCGGACCTAATAAGCCTGGCTGAGAGGGAATCCAAGAATCAGGGCGAGGAGAAGATCCAGCGGAGGCTGTCTGAATCCGGCCTAGAGATGCTGGAGAAACTGAACGAGCACAGGGCGCCGGTAGTGAGGAAGAGGAACAGGATTTATAGGAAGGAGCTTGCACTTGCTTGCCTTCTGCTGACTGCAGCAGCAAGGAGTTTGTTGTCTGCTCATGGTATTCATTTCTATTACTTGCTGTTTCAAGGGATGTCTTTCTTGGTTGTTGGGCTGGATTTGATTGGAGAGCAGGTTAGTTGA